The following is a genomic window from Synechococcus sp. JA-2-3B'a(2-13).
CCAATATCGACCTGAACCGGGGCAGCAGCTTGATTTTGCAGCTGTCTAAGGCGGGCTTCCTGGCGGGTCAACTCTTCATACTCTCGCTGCAGGTTTTTTTCCTGAGGCAGCAGGGCTTCTTCCAAAGCACTGCAGGCAGACTGGGCATAGTCGATATCCATCTCGATGTCAAACCGCTCCTCTGGAGAGGCGCTGGCCAGCCGCTCTTGCAGCTCCCGCAGGGTTTGCCGGTTTTGCTCCAGTTCGGCCCGCTGCTGGCTGACCTGGGCCGCCCGCTGCTCGTAATCTCGGCGCAGTTGGCTGACCAAAGCCGCCAGCTCCTCGACCGAGATCGCCGGCTCCCCAGCCCTGCCGTTGCTGCTGCCATCGACGATAAAGTCGTACTCCTGCACCAGACGAGAGGCTTTCTGGTATAGGCTCTCTTGAGATTGCAGCTGCTGGAGAATCCTCTGCAGGTGCTCTTGATGGGCTCGCAGGGATCCCTGTCGAGTTTGCCACTCTGCTTGGCTTTGCTCCAGGGATTGTCGGGATCCCCACCAAGCGGTGTGGCGTTCTTGCCAAGCGCGGTAGTCCCGATCCAGCTCGTCTTGCCGGATCTGGGCCTGCTGACGTTCTGCTTCCAGTTGGGCAATCTGTTGATTCAAGTGCTCCTGCTGCTGCTGAATGTGGCTTTTCAAGCTTTGCAGAAGCGCCAAGGGATCCCCAGCCGGATGCAGACTCTCCTGGAGCTGTTGCATCAAAGCCTGTAGCTGCGCTGCTTCTGCCTCCCCCAAGCGGCTGGAGCGAGCTTCTTGCAACTGGGCTTCCAACTCTTGCCGCTGCCGATTCAGAGCTTCCCGCTGCTCTCCGATCAGGCGCTGTTGTTCAGCTAAGTAAGCTTGCTGGGCTGCCAGTTCCTCTTTGAGGCTGTCCAGAAGTTTGCGATCTTCCTCCACACTCTTGTATTGCTCATACAGCCGCTGCACCTCTTCTTCTTGGGCTGCCAGATCCATCTCGCGGCGTTTAAGCTCATGGGCCTGAAAGGTGAGGGACTGTTTCCAAACCTCGATCTCCTCCTCCTGGCTGCGGGCTCTGAGCTGAAGTTGGCTGAAGTTTTGCAGATAGGTCACCAGTTGGCGAGCGGCTTCGCTGATGCGGGCGACCTGACGGTTGCCGGAGATTTCCGCCAGCACCAATGACCCATCCTTGAAGCGCCCAGCCTCCTGGGCGATGCGGCCTTCCAAAGTAATGGATTCTTCGTTCACGGCCACCCAGGTATTGTCCTGCTGCTGCTTGGCCAGCAATTGCAGAGACGACTTGGCAAATCCAATCGGCTTGGATAGCTCTGCTAGGTACAGCACGCCTGAACTCCTCTAAAACAGCATGGACAGCACCAGCCTTGACCCCACCGAGCCATTGCCCCTGGCCGGGGAAAAATGGACGGCCGCCAGAACATGGCTCGCCGAGGCGCATAAAGACTACACCACCTTTCTAGACTCAACCATAGGGTAAAAAAAACGCCTTCGCCAGATGAGTTTTGGGGATGTCCGGGGTAGCTATTCAAACCGGTGGCGGAGCACTAAGGTAGTCTAGGGTGTGGTGTAGGGTTCCGCTCAGGGTTTGTATGGAGCTGCAAGGTGAGCCGCTTTCTATTCGTCGGCGTTCTCCTGCCCCGCCGGTGGTCGTAGCCTCTCAGGTGTACCAGACAACAGCGCCGGAAGCCAAACCGCGCCACATTTTGGAAGCGATCGTCTGGCATAAAGAGCAGGAGGTGGAGCGCCAACGGGAGCAGCTTCCCCTCAAGGAATTGCAACGGCAACTGGATCAAGCCCCGCCGGTGCGGGATTTTGTGGCGGCCCTCACCCAGTCGCCTCACCCTATCTCTGTGATTGCCGAGGTCAAAAAAGCCTCTCCCAGCCGCGGCGTTCTCCGGGATCCCTTTGACCCGGTGGCCATTGCCCAGAGCTATGAGGCCGGTGGGGCCAGTTGCCTCTCGGTGCTCACAGATGAGCGGTTCTTTCAGGGCAGCGGCGAGTATCTGCGCCGGATCCGTCAGGCAGTAGGGATCCCCATCCTCTGCAAGGAGTTCATCCTCTACCCCTACCAAATCCTCTGGGCCCGCAGCCTGGGGGCAGATGCGGTGCTCTTGATTGCCGCCATTCTCTCCGATGCGGATTTGGGCTACTTTCTCAAGCTGATTCGGCAATTGGGCATGGCGGCTCTGCTGGAGGTGCACACCTCCCAAGAGTTGCAGCGGGTGTTGCGTTTGCCCCAACTGCAAGACTCCAGGGGGCAGGTGCTCATTGGCATCAACAATCGCGATCTGAGAACCTTTGCGGTGGACTTAAACACAACGCGCAACCTGTTGGCCGCCCACTCGGAGCTCCTTGGCGATCTGCCTGTGGTCAGCGAGTCCGGCATCCATACCCCCGCCGATCTGCAGCAGTTGCGGGCCTGGGGGGTGCGCTCTGTGCTCGTGGGGGAAGCGCTGGTGACCCAGCCGGATCCCGGCCAAGCTGTGCGCCACCTGTTGTCATCTCAGTGAATGAAAACCATTTATCAATGGATCTCTGCGAGAACAATTGATCTCTAAGGATTGCTTGGATCGATGAAACGTATTCCTGTGCCGGCTCATATCCACTACGAATTTCTGCTGCGGGTGTTGGAGCGGCAAACCTTTCCGGCAGTAGAGGAACAGGATTTTGGCAACCGAGGCCGCACGCAAGAGCTGATCAACTCCCTGCGCAAAGCCCTCACCCAACAGGTGCAACTGGAGGAAGAGTGGCGACAGCGGGGCTATCAGGTGGACTACCGCTGGAATATGGACGAGCCTCAGCCTCCCTCTTGACCTTCCAGCCCACTGTAAGGTTTAGCATCCTTTCAGTGGCATTGGGGGGGGTTTCCAAGATGCAGGTTGTTTTGACGGTGCCCAAGCTGGCCTGTGGGGCTTGCGTGGACACCATTGCGCAAGCGGTGCGGCAACTGGATCCCCAGGCCCAGGTGGAAGGGGATCCCAAAACCAAACAGGTGCGGATTACTTCTGAGCGGCCTGTGGGCGATTTGCGGCAGGCCCTCACCCAGGTGGGATATCCCCCGGCCTAGTCAATTTTGGGCCGGGAACGGTCGGGTGTCTGTTTTGAATTTCTGTACAGATGGCTGCCTTCGCCCTGCCCAGGGTGGAGAGTAGCTGTCGTTTCATCAACAAGGTGTTGCCATGTCTGCCCATAAAGGGTCATCGGCTGCACTATCGGCCTCTGCGCCTTCTCCTGAGGGCACTTGGCAGTTGGCCTTACAAGGGATGAGCTGTGCCTCCTGCGCCCGCAGCATCGAACAGGCCCTCGCTCAGGTGCAGGGGGTGTCCCACGGATCAGTGAATTTTGCCAGTGAGCAGGCCACCGTCAAAGGGGATCCCAGGCTGGTGGATCCGCAGGCGCTGATTCGGGCGGTGGAGCGGGCGGGGTATCGGGCGCGCCTTATCCAGGAGGATTGGCAGCTGGACGATCTGTCGGATCCAGAGCGGATCGCCCAACGGGCCGCAGAACGGGAACTGAAGCTCAAGGTGGCGATAGGGGTGGGCATCAGCACGGTGCTGGTGATCGGATCCCTGCCGATGATGCTGGGGATGGACATCCCGGGCTTTCCCATGTGGCTGCACAATCCTGGGTTGCAGTTGCTGCTGACGGCTCCGGTGCAGTTTTGGGTGGGCAAGCATTTTTATCGAGGCGCTTGGGCCGCTTGGCAACGGCGCTCGGCGGATATGAACACGCTGGTGGCCTTAGGGACGAGCGCGGCTTTTTTCTATTCTGTTTTCCCAACGGTTTTCCCCGACTATTTTCACCGGCAAGGACTGCACCCGGATGTCTATTATGAGGTGTCGGCGGTGGTCACCACCCTGATTCTGGTGGGCAAGTGGATGGAGCAACGGGCTAAGGGGCAAACCTCCGAAGCCATTCGCAAGCTGATCGGGCTGCAACCGAAAACGGCAAGGGTAATTCGCCATGGGGTGGAGCAGGATATTCCGATTCGGGAAGTGCAGGTGGGGGATCGGATCCGAGTGCGCCCCGGAGAGAAGGTGCCGGTGGATGGGGTAATCCTAGAGGGATCCTCCACCCTCGACGAGTCCATGGTGACCGGCGAGAGCCTGCCTGTACTCAAGTCGGCGGGGGATGAGGTGATTGGGGCAACGCTGAATCGGACGGGCAGCTTTGTGATGGAGGCGCGGCGGGTGGGCAAAGACACGGTTCTGGCCCAGATCGTGCGCCTGGTGCAGGAAGCCCAGGGATCCAAAGCCCCAATTCAACAGGTGGCGGATCGGGTGACTGCCTGGTTTGTGCCGGCAGTGATCGGGGTGGCAGTTCTAACTTTCGTGCTCTGGTGGGTGTTGGCGGACAACCTGACGCTGGCCTTGGTGAACACGATTGGGGTGCTGATCATCGCCTGCCCTTGTGCGCTGGGGTTGGCAACCCCCACCTCGATCCTGGTGGCCACGGGACGAGGGGCAGAATTGGGGATCCTGGTGAAAAGTGGCGACAGCCTGGAATTGGCCCACCACTTGCGCACGGTGGTCTTGGACAAAACCGGCACCCTGACCGAAGGTCGCCCTACCGTCACCGATATTTGGGCCCACGGCTCCTCTCCCCTGGCGGTGTTGCGCCTGGCAGCGGCGGTGGAGCGGCACTCGGAACATCCTTTGGCCCAGGCGGTAGTGCAGAAAGCCGAAGCCGAAAAAATTGTGATCCCTCCTGCCCAGCATTTTCAGGCAAGGATAGGCAGTGGGGCAGAAGCCTGGGTGGAAGACCAGTGGATCTGCATCGGTCGGCTGAGCTGGCTACAGGAGATGGGGATCCCTTGGGATCCCTCTTGGTCAGAGCGGGTTCAGACCTGGGAAAGCCAGGGCAAAACGGTGATCGGCGTAGCCCAATCCCAGAGCCTGGTGGGGCTGTTGGCCATTGCCGATCCGCTCAAACCCACCTCTCCTGAGGCAGTGCAACAGCTGCAACAGATGGGTCTAGAGGTGATCCTGCTAACCGGGGATAACCCCACCACGGCCCAAGCGGTTGCTCGGCAAGCAGGCATTCAGCGGGTAATTGCCCAAGTCCGTCCGGATCAGAAGGCAGCTTACATACGCAGCCTAAGACAACCGCGACGGCGGGTGGCGATGGTGGGAGATGGCATTAACGATGCTCCGGCTCTGGCAGAAGCGGATGTGGGGATCGCCATCGGTACGGGTACGGATGTGGCGATGGCCGCCAGCGATATTACCCTCATGTCGGGAGATCTGCGCGGAGTCGCCACAGCCATTCAACTCAGCCGGGCCACCCTCAACAACATCCGCCAGAACCTCTTCTTCGCCTTTATCTACAATACGCTGGGGATCCCGATTGCCGCTGGGGCGCTCTATCCCTTTACAGGCTGGTTGCTCAACCCTATGCTGGCGGGGGCAGCCATGGCCCTGAGTTCCGTTTCGGTGGTCGCCAATGCCCTGCGCCTGCGACACTTTCAGCCCCCCAGACCAGCGGGCCGGCGTTAGGCCCTCTCCCAGGGGCAAGGGGGATTAGCGCGGCAACAGTTTTGCTGCCCTTTGAGCATGAGTCTGCCGTACCGCTCATGCCTCAGGGCTATCTTCTGGCAGACAAGGACATCCCCCCCAGGGGGCTTGGTGAACGACAAGCGGCAAGCTAACCTAAAAGGCTCAGGCAGACTGGGGAAAGCGCGGTGCAAGTCCGCCACTGTGACGCAACTGTGATGGGATCCCTCCCTCAGCCAGAACACCCACCTGCCGTTGTCCTGTACCCCTTGCGATTCACAAGGAACGGAGTTTTTTGTGTTGAATACCCTCAGTGTTTCCCCTCCGCTTGCGGTTGGGCAGTCTCCTGTTGTCCCCCTGCCCCTGTTGCTCATCGGCCACGGATCCCGCGACCCCCAAGGGCAGCAAGCCTTTCTGGAGCTAGCCCAGGCTTACCAAGCTCTCACCCCCCATCGACCGGTGATCCCCTGCTTTCTGGAGCTGACCCAGCCAACCATTGCCCAGGGGGTAGAGCAGTGCTTGGCCCAAGGGTGGCAAGAGATTGTGGTCCTGCCGCTGTTGCTGTTTGGGGCCCGCCACAACAAGTTCGATGTGACGATGGAATTGGATCTCCTGCAGACCCTCTATCCCCAGTTGCGCATTCATTACGGTGGGCCGTTGGGGATCCGCATCGAGATCCTGCAACTGCTGCGAGACCGATTGGCCGCTTTGATGGCCGCCCAACCGCAGCGGATCCCAGAAGCAGAAACCGTGCTCCTGTTTGTGGGTCGCGGCTCCAGCGATCCCGAGGCCAATGCCGAAGCCTGTAAACTGGCCCGGTTGCTTTGGGAAGGATCTGGGTTTGCCGCTGTGGAAACTTGCTTTATCGGCATTACCCATCCCCGCCTGCCCGTGGGATTGGAGCGGGCCTTGTCCTGGCATCCGCGCCGGGTGATCGTGCTGCCCTACTTCCTGTTTACCGGAGTGCTGGTGAAAAAAATTGAGGCGGCAGTGGAACAACAACGACAACGACAGCCGGAAATCGACTGGCTGATGCTGCCGGAATTGGGCCTTGTGGACACGGTGCTGCACAGCCTGCAGCAACTGGAGCAGGAAGCCCTGCAGGGCCAAACCCCGATGAACTGCCACCTGTGCAAGTTTCGCCTGGCCGTGAGCGCAGAGGTCAGAGCTGGATCCAGCCATCACCACCCTCACGAGCCTCATGACCACCATCACGGGCATGGATCCCATCACCACCCTCATTCTCACCATCACCCTCAGCACGGCCACACCCACGCAGCGGCTGGGGATCCCTGGGCCCAATTAGAGGGCTACCACCAACGGGCATGGCAGGTGCCCTAAGAGGGAAACAGAGGCTGCTGGCGGGATAAACTGAGTGCAGACAGGCAATTTTTGAACCTGGTTTTCCCGCTCTAGCGGTTGTGATGACGAAAAAACGATGATGCTCTCCCGCTCCTCTTGGGTTTCAGGTGCCGCTGCCGTGGGGAGCGGGATCTTTGTTTTCGCCCTGGTGGTGGGGCTGCTGGATCAGATCCTGCCCACCCTGCCCAAGGTTTCCCTCTCCCTGGCCGGGATCCCTGGGATCCTGGCTGCCGCTGGGGCCTCCTATGGGGCCTGGCGGGTGGTTCAGATGGGTCTGCAATCGGCTTCCTGGAGCGACTTTCGAGAATCGCTGGTGGCGACCCTATCTCCCTTTGATCCTGCCGACCACGGCGGCGAGCCACGACAACCTAAGGGGGATCCTCGCCCTTGGCAGGTGGCTCAGGAGATCCGGCAAACCCAGCTCCGCCATCAAAAGATCCTTGACCGCATCAAGCAGCGGGTGAAAGCCGAAATCCAGACCTGTGAACGCGCCCAAGCCCAACTGCGCAGCGAGCAGCAACGGTCTCGAGTCCTGCAGGCCCAAGCCCAACAGTTACAACAGCATCTGCAAAACCTACAAACATCTTCCCCTTCTCCAAGCTCCGAGTCGACCAAACCCACGCCAGAGCAAGCGCTGCGCCAAAAGCTCCGCCAACTTCAATCCCAGGTCACCACCCTGAAAATAGAATTGGAACGCCAAAGGACCCAACTGCAACACGCAGAAGCAGAGCGGGCTCAACTCCAGCAGCAGCAGCAAAAACTCAAGCGCATCCTGCAGCGCAAAAAATTGGAAAATCGAGAGTTGCGCTCCCAACAGGCAGAATGGGCCCGGCAACTGGAGCAAACTCAACAGGAGCTGCAAACTTTGCGAGAGTCCTACCGCGCCTTGCAAGTTCTCCAGGAAATAGGCTTCACCCTAACCCAAAACCCATCTCACGAAAGGGCGGAAACGGAGTCCTCTGGATCCTCCGACTAGCCGACCCGCTTTAGAACAAATACACTCCCCTCGCTGCCCCGACCCAGCCGCAAGTCTTCATCTAAATAGGTGATATCCAGCCAACCCGTTGGCTCGCGGCGGCGAATATCGATTT
Proteins encoded in this region:
- a CDS encoding sirohydrochlorin chelatase, which gives rise to MNTLSVSPPLAVGQSPVVPLPLLLIGHGSRDPQGQQAFLELAQAYQALTPHRPVIPCFLELTQPTIAQGVEQCLAQGWQEIVVLPLLLFGARHNKFDVTMELDLLQTLYPQLRIHYGGPLGIRIEILQLLRDRLAALMAAQPQRIPEAETVLLFVGRGSSDPEANAEACKLARLLWEGSGFAAVETCFIGITHPRLPVGLERALSWHPRRVIVLPYFLFTGVLVKKIEAAVEQQRQRQPEIDWLMLPELGLVDTVLHSLQQLEQEALQGQTPMNCHLCKFRLAVSAEVRAGSSHHHPHEPHDHHHGHGSHHHPHSHHHPQHGHTHAAAGDPWAQLEGYHQRAWQVP
- a CDS encoding heavy-metal-associated domain-containing protein, with product MQVVLTVPKLACGACVDTIAQAVRQLDPQAQVEGDPKTKQVRITSERPVGDLRQALTQVGYPPA
- the hmpF gene encoding pilus motility taxis protein HmpF, which codes for MLYLAELSKPIGFAKSSLQLLAKQQQDNTWVAVNEESITLEGRIAQEAGRFKDGSLVLAEISGNRQVARISEAARQLVTYLQNFSQLQLRARSQEEEIEVWKQSLTFQAHELKRREMDLAAQEEEVQRLYEQYKSVEEDRKLLDSLKEELAAQQAYLAEQQRLIGEQREALNRQRQELEAQLQEARSSRLGEAEAAQLQALMQQLQESLHPAGDPLALLQSLKSHIQQQQEHLNQQIAQLEAERQQAQIRQDELDRDYRAWQERHTAWWGSRQSLEQSQAEWQTRQGSLRAHQEHLQRILQQLQSQESLYQKASRLVQEYDFIVDGSSNGRAGEPAISVEELAALVSQLRRDYEQRAAQVSQQRAELEQNRQTLRELQERLASASPEERFDIEMDIDYAQSACSALEEALLPQEKNLQREYEELTRQEARLRQLQNQAAAPVQVDIGPLLEQIGSQKQDLLQEKGRLQTLIQQLESSLPSQQEQLARQRQELEQQWQHLEQEEGSLRARAQAMAETWGRLNHLQATLYPERDRWAALAGELAQLETELSQHQARNSTARDHVQQVHSLLATLAQA
- a CDS encoding DUF5340 domain-containing protein, which produces MKRIPVPAHIHYEFLLRVLERQTFPAVEEQDFGNRGRTQELINSLRKALTQQVQLEEEWRQRGYQVDYRWNMDEPQPPS
- the trpC gene encoding indole-3-glycerol phosphate synthase TrpC, which produces MELQGEPLSIRRRSPAPPVVVASQVYQTTAPEAKPRHILEAIVWHKEQEVERQREQLPLKELQRQLDQAPPVRDFVAALTQSPHPISVIAEVKKASPSRGVLRDPFDPVAIAQSYEAGGASCLSVLTDERFFQGSGEYLRRIRQAVGIPILCKEFILYPYQILWARSLGADAVLLIAAILSDADLGYFLKLIRQLGMAALLEVHTSQELQRVLRLPQLQDSRGQVLIGINNRDLRTFAVDLNTTRNLLAAHSELLGDLPVVSESGIHTPADLQQLRAWGVRSVLVGEALVTQPDPGQAVRHLLSSQ
- a CDS encoding heavy metal translocating P-type ATPase, whose protein sequence is MSAHKGSSAALSASAPSPEGTWQLALQGMSCASCARSIEQALAQVQGVSHGSVNFASEQATVKGDPRLVDPQALIRAVERAGYRARLIQEDWQLDDLSDPERIAQRAAERELKLKVAIGVGISTVLVIGSLPMMLGMDIPGFPMWLHNPGLQLLLTAPVQFWVGKHFYRGAWAAWQRRSADMNTLVALGTSAAFFYSVFPTVFPDYFHRQGLHPDVYYEVSAVVTTLILVGKWMEQRAKGQTSEAIRKLIGLQPKTARVIRHGVEQDIPIREVQVGDRIRVRPGEKVPVDGVILEGSSTLDESMVTGESLPVLKSAGDEVIGATLNRTGSFVMEARRVGKDTVLAQIVRLVQEAQGSKAPIQQVADRVTAWFVPAVIGVAVLTFVLWWVLADNLTLALVNTIGVLIIACPCALGLATPTSILVATGRGAELGILVKSGDSLELAHHLRTVVLDKTGTLTEGRPTVTDIWAHGSSPLAVLRLAAAVERHSEHPLAQAVVQKAEAEKIVIPPAQHFQARIGSGAEAWVEDQWICIGRLSWLQEMGIPWDPSWSERVQTWESQGKTVIGVAQSQSLVGLLAIADPLKPTSPEAVQQLQQMGLEVILLTGDNPTTAQAVARQAGIQRVIAQVRPDQKAAYIRSLRQPRRRVAMVGDGINDAPALAEADVGIAIGTGTDVAMAASDITLMSGDLRGVATAIQLSRATLNNIRQNLFFAFIYNTLGIPIAAGALYPFTGWLLNPMLAGAAMALSSVSVVANALRLRHFQPPRPAGRR